The following coding sequences are from one Anaerolineales bacterium window:
- a CDS encoding ABC transporter permease — protein MKDNSAPAPLTLSKQDNLDLFLNTRLQKNHGWRLYLQTVYARAYPRLIGQQREKSWLFFDIFMPLLSVFAYVFVYRAIGAPEDYVGFVVVGGAMIAFWMNVLWSMSSQLYWEKEQGNLALYIISPASMMAILLGMALGGLLATTLRAFVIIVVGSFLFKVSYSVSSFAQLFAVFFLTMVALYGLGMMAASLYLLLSREAWHISNLAQEPVFLFSGFYFPIKNFGFWISAAASFIPLTLGMDAMRQLVFASGPSLGFLSVKVEIIILCILCVVFVIAARLMLSYMEKLAIREGRLTENRR, from the coding sequence CTGAATACACGCCTGCAGAAAAATCACGGGTGGAGGTTGTATCTTCAGACAGTTTATGCGCGAGCTTACCCGCGGCTCATTGGCCAGCAGCGTGAAAAGTCATGGCTGTTCTTCGATATCTTCATGCCCCTCCTTTCCGTGTTTGCCTATGTATTTGTGTACCGCGCCATTGGCGCCCCAGAAGATTACGTCGGGTTTGTCGTTGTCGGTGGAGCGATGATCGCCTTTTGGATGAATGTCTTGTGGAGCATGTCCAGCCAGCTTTATTGGGAAAAGGAACAGGGCAACCTGGCCTTGTATATCATCAGCCCCGCTTCGATGATGGCCATTCTGCTTGGCATGGCGTTGGGAGGCTTGCTGGCTACCACCCTGCGCGCATTCGTGATCATTGTTGTGGGAAGCTTTTTATTCAAGGTTAGCTATTCAGTCAGCAGCTTCGCTCAGCTTTTTGCCGTGTTTTTCCTTACCATGGTTGCCCTGTATGGCCTTGGCATGATGGCTGCCTCTCTCTACCTGCTGCTCAGCCGCGAGGCCTGGCATATCTCCAACCTGGCCCAGGAGCCGGTGTTCCTGTTCTCTGGTTTTTATTTTCCCATCAAGAACTTTGGCTTTTGGATCTCCGCGGCGGCCTCATTTATCCCTCTCACCTTGGGGATGGATGCCATGCGCCAGCTGGTCTTTGCCAGTGGACCTTCACTGGGCTTTCTATCTGTCAAGGTCGAGATCATCATCTTGTGTATCTTGTGTGTTGTGTTTGTAATCGCCGCCCGCCTGATGCTGTCCTATATGGAAAAATTGGCCATCCGGGAAGGGCGTCTCACCGAAAACCGGCGCTAA